The following DNA comes from Capsicum annuum cultivar UCD-10X-F1 chromosome 7, UCD10Xv1.1, whole genome shotgun sequence.
CACGATGAAGTCCTGATTCGGATCGTGCTAAATTCAATATCGATTTTTATTTCAGTCTCATTTATATCAGACTGATCCAGTATCGGTTCATTCTGGACTGACCATTTTATCTTGGCAAAATTCCCAATCTTAGCTTGTgatcatattattatttttagaccaCAAGCAAATCAAAAATTGCACGGAGAGGTAGGGCTCAAGCTTGTTAAAGTGGTACAAGATTGAATTGAGGTGGGTGATAGTTAAACATAGTTGGAAATTCAACTCGATTgatatgtgcatgttaactatTTTTTCGTATACTTTTTGCTAAGCatattcaagaaaaataacttGTTGAATGATAACCTAAGTATTAATCGCAAATAATGAGATTACATTAAAGACTTGTTGATTATACAAGTATAATTATTCtattttcattggtagttgtgaTTGTTGTGCTATCTATTATTTTGGGATGAGCCAGTAAAGGACATCTTTACGGGATATGTTGTTATTAGTGTGAGATGAGCCAGTAATGGACATCTTCACGGGAATTATTCTTAATATTATGGGATATACTGATATTTGGGCATCTTTATAGGAATGATTGATATAAGATTGTCAGATACTAGATGTCTGGGATATTGGTACATAATAGCTCGTTCCCTGTAGGTCATGGATAATGGACAACCATAAAACCTTTAACATGTGTGTACAAGACATTGGTGggtgtgatgatttcttgaacgATATGAATTTTGTGATTACTGTTATTATCGTTGATTATATTTGGATCCTTGAATGGTTCGGGCTATGGATATAAAGAAATAACATATAAGTTGTTGTCTACTCACTTGTGTATTTGAGATCAGGTGTAAGTTGTCGTTATCGAGTCATGGTTGTTGACTTGGTTAATGATCGATAGTCATGATCCTGACTTGGTTTATTGTCTATATTGATTATACTTGACTGAATTATTTGGTGTCGGTTGAAAAAGGCTGAATAATTTATAATTGAGGTAAAAGTAATTATTAGTTCTACCAATATATAGTGATTTTATACTGATATTACCTTTTCTTTTATTGTGTGCAGAACATTTTTCAGCGACTGCATTGAGATCTCAACTTTAGATCATATTGTATTCCGACTCAAGGGCGAGCTACATCTTACGGGTAACCATGAGTCCTAAATTTAGTTCTTTTCCACTTTTTTCAAACTtgaatattttctctttttattttgggttgaacTCGTTTGTTAATATTTATGGTGTTTTGGTATACAAACTTTCAGATTCTTGGGGTTGTTTTAGACATTCATCTAATTCTCCATTTGGTATTATTATTAAAACACTTTGAGATATTGAATTATGTAAAGAAGTAATTAATTTATCTAAATTTAGTTAAGTGTTGAGTTTGAGTTTAATGGTTCTCTCACGGGAGAATTAATGTGGGTGCCACTAGCGATGAATTTTGAATTGTGGCAACGTTTGACCCAAAAAATTACtgtataaaatttcaaaattcatcttgaaattgacttttgaaattctcAATAATTTGAAAAGCAACAAAACATCGTTTTCACTATTTTCACTTTGAATTActcataaaaattcaaaatacaatttcaatttatattcatgactaAACAAACTCTAATCTTTTAATatctttttaatttgatttttttttttttttttaaaatttcacaaTGAAACATGACCCGACACCCCCTGCATTTTTTTACGggtgaataaaatagaaataaataaaaaacagaaAAAGAGCAAATTGTCTTTCCGCCAGCAtcccaaattcaaaattcaaaaggtgGGAAAAACACAAATCACTTTCCCAAATCCGAACGGCAACCAAAAAGCGCCATTCTCTCCCACGCCCGCTCCTCTCCCACCGGTTCACTTTCCGGTTCACCACGTCTACTAGATCGATCTATAAGTTGACTACTGTGCAAATGGCCGAAGCCCTAAGCCCTAATTCCAGATTAAAAGGTCCATTTTCTCCGATGAAATTCGTCTTAGGTTCCAATGACGATAAACTTGAACGCGCTCAAGCACGCGCCGCACGCGCTGCTGCAGTTATCCGCCGCAAACCTCTGGCTGCTGCTGCACCTCCTCCATCTGCAGATCCTTGCCTTGATAAGCAGCAGATTCTCGAACTCTTCCAGAATTGCATCAAACTCGCCAGTGAAAATGTCTCATTTCTGcttttttttggtttggtttaaAGTTGTTTATTAcatatgaattttgatttgattttacaGTGAAATTTTGAATTACTTTGGAATACAGAAAATTAATCAGAAAAATACTTGGGAGCTAGGTCTAATTGATCATTTATGTGAGATAGTTAAAGTTGAACAAGAGAATGATTCCGAGACCAATTTCCagaaggtattttttttttttattttttatttctgtttACGGATATTCATTAGCTGTGTAACTGTCGTGGAATTTTCTTGAAGCATGTATAAGTTGGAGACTTTGTTTAAGATTGATCTCTTTATTAATTCACGGAACAATTAAACAATGTTTATGAAGCGTAGTCTCTTTATCATATCATTGGAAACTCATGGGGTTGGGTTTAAACTgttatattgttggaaatattatgGAAAATACTTGGTAacaaaaacattaggaaactctcCTAGCTTGAGGGGTTTCAATGACACTTTCCTTAAGGAGACTTCACCTGGTATTGATGCATCACTCTTCTAGTATAAAACTCGGAgcacaaaaaataacaaaagttcatTAAGAAAGAAAACCAAACACACTCATAGAATACGGGATAAAGACCTTTTGTTTTGATCTCTACTGACCCACGTGTAAGGAAGACGACTGCACTTTATATAGACAAAGAAATCATCTTTTGTCTTTGGTGAAGAGGCTCCACTGGATAGGAATAGGAAATATTAATGTTAATAATGAGCTATTTCTAATGGAAAGATTGAATGGCTATTGAAGATTTAAGCATTTGTGATTACCCTGGCCTGAAGTACCTTTTGAGATACCTCATTTTATTTCCAATACaaacttatgtatgtatgtagggTTAGATTTAGATATGTTTCTATGATGCTTCCTTAAATCTTATACACGAACAATAGAAGGCCAATGGATTTGATGTCAGCCATTGCACGTGTAACATAGAAAATGCAAACCATGCTAATCTTAAAATCTTAGTTCATTCTGATGTTGGCAGCTACAAATATCCAATTCTTACATGTCTGTTGCTACTTATGATTTTAGGCAAGTTGTACTCTTGAAGCTGGAGTTAAGATTTATTCAATGAGGGTGGACTCAGTACATTCAGAGGCATATAAAGTTCTTGGAGGAATCAATCGTGTTGGTAATGCAAATGAACCAGGTAGGTTTGATTTGTGTAAACAATGAACTCTTTGTTAGGTTTCTAGCAAGGTAATGCCTTGTCAAAACAATTATACATCATTGGCAGCTTTCTTTAAACTTAATTGTTGGGGTGGTATGTTTGTTATCTTAATaaaattcatttagacatttGGTCCATTAATTACGTGTCTTTCTAGTTTGAATCTTCCATGAAGAATACTTTGTCAACCAGAATTTATTTCCGCTTTTATCTGTTATTTTAAGACCTGTGCTTTATCATTGAAAGACATTCCAAAATTGGAATGACTATCTATTATGTTATGCTTCCAAATACCTTCTTGACCCTTATTTACTCTCCTCTCTTCCTCTTTGCCTCCTTGGCTGCGTGCTGACTGTTTCCTGAGCCACACACGGACTTGATGTATTAATACTTCCGCCTCTTTAATATTTTGTCTGTATGCCAGATCCTGTTGTAGAGGATGCCAATGCTGAAAATGGCCAGGAGGAAGGACATACGAGAAAAGAGCAAGAAAGAAAGGTTAATACTCTTCCTttctttaagaaataagaaatacaGAATAATTTACTgtttctaaattaattttagtgGCAATTGCAGTTATCTCCTTTATCAACGCTAGAGTCATCATTCGATTCTCTCAATGTGAAGAAATTTGATGGTATACACACTTTCTATTTTTGTTACTTGCTTTTTCTTCTGAGTCTATCTTTTTCACCTTGAAAACGGTTATTTGTCTATTTTGCAGCCGCTTTTGCTGTAGATCCTCTTTATCATCAGACATCAGCTCAGTTTGATGAAGGTGGTGCGAAGGGTCTTTTGTTGAATAACCTAGGAATTTATGGTAATTGCCGTGTCCTTTTTGATTCGTTCGAGATACCTGGGAAGTCTGTACCAGAAGCTATTCAGCAGGATAGAACAGATTCAATTGATATATCTTTTACTAAAGGTTTGTGGATTtggaattatgtttttttttatttttttattttttattattattatacttttaGATGCTGGAAGTTCCTTTAGATGTGTGCCACTATCAATTGATTGTTATAAACCTTTTCTGTTTGTATAGATTGTATAGAAGAAATGGTGTTGAACATGCCGAAGAAGGATGAGATATCACCCAGTCTTAGGCATATAGTTTGTCAATTTAGCGGAGAGAAGCCAGTGCCAGCTGAAACAGATTTTTCTGGCCAGACTCCACCAGAACAAACTTCTGAATCATTTGGCCTAGAtgtggatgatgatgcatttgaCAATTGTGGAGCCTGGCCGATGGATCATGATGATGGAATAAGTTTGTCGGAACAGGGGTCTCACGATGTTGATCGAATCTCATCAAACCAACAGGAGGTGGCAAAACCACTTATTTACTGCCGCCTTTAACACTAATTTGTAATTTGTAATTGAGGCCCTTGAACTGAGAATATTGAGATTTGGTATTTCGTTGTGCTTTGTCTTGCAGGACAGTGAACCATTTACTTTTCCTGATGCTGATGATGATGACAGGTCTGAGAGAGTTGATGATTATTTGTTTTTAAGTTTAGGATTTTCTTCAAAGCACAATTTCTGGGCTGGTCCTGATCATTGGAAGTATCGGAAGGTAAAAGGTAAGCTTCCATAGGACTTCTGAAGGGAACTTCAACTTTTCCAACCCTATTCTTTCTCCAGTCACGGGAGAAATTTGTTGCAGTATGAAATTTGCTTGGTGTTTAATATCTCATTAACAATTACAGTCTCAGAGGAGCCTTCCAATGAAGATGGATTACCAGTAAAGACTAAGAAAACGAAGAGCAAAAAAACAGAACctgaaattgatttcatgaaaGCATTGGACACTGATCTATCACATGTCCTTGCTCCTCCGAAGAATCCCAAGTTATTACTCCTTCCAGTAAATAGAACACCATGTAACAGATTACTTCCAGAAGATTGTCATTATCAACCTGAGAATCTTGTGAAACTGTTTCTCCGACCCAATATCATGGTAACTCTAGTCACTTTGACGAGTTTGTTATTTGCTGAttagttaaaaatattttctgattgcCTGTATTCTCTTGCCTTAGTGTCTTGGAAGGAAAGCAAAGCAAATCCCAGGTGAGATAACTTTTATGGCCATCAGCTCTTAAGACTTTGAACTTTGACATAATTATGCATATGTGCAACATTTATGAGTGATAGATTCTGTTTTGGCAGTTGATTTCAAACTGCAAGGTTGAATTTAGACAGTAATGTGGCATAGCAAAGATGACTATTAAGTTCTTTGAATGACTTTATGCTAATGTTTTTGAGTTGGATCTAGAAGAGTGCttgcaataatattttttctaaagcatacTTCCTATATATGAATGCCCTCTACTGGCTTCTCGATGTTTCATATGTTTTGTCTTCTACTCACTATTGTAATATGGAACTCCTGTTGCTGTATATTTACTAGTTTATATAAGAAATAGGAATGTTACGTATTGTGACAGATGAAATGATTGTTATTATGTGACTTGAGTTGGCTGGTTCTTTGGTTAGATGAAGCTGGTCAACAAAGTGAGGATTTTGGAGCTATGCCATCTTGGGGTGATGATGGTGGATTTCCCGAGGTTTTCGATGATGGCAACACATTTAGTGATGTGGAGGAGTCAAGTACACTTGTCTCTCAGCCTCGTCAGGTTTGTTCCTGTTTGCAGATATTGACTATTTATGTTTGTGGTTCTGCAATCTAGATTTTTCCAAGTGTAACTTTCAACTCTTAGGCCAACAATTGATCAAGTATGATTCATACAGACTGAGATCTCCTGCAGAACTAAACATTTTAGTGACTTTTACTAAACTAATTACTACCAAATATATTAGTACCAGCCACTGTTGCTTCAAAAATCCTCTTCGATGTTTTTTACTTTTAAGAACTCTGTAACTTTAGCTGTTCTTTTAATATTTTGCTGTACctctgttttttttctttttgttttggttgTTTGATACTACTGGTTGTAAGTCATTGTTcatgttgaaaaaaaattatacttcatAAAGACTTTACGGAACTAATGAGTATTAGCTCCATTATTTCCTTAGGCTGAAAATGCAAGAAAAGAAACTTCAAATCATTTAATCTGTCACTTGATATGTGAGAGATAAAATGTCTAAAGTTCATATTGCTTGCTTAACAGAAACTTAATTCCAACAGATAAACTTCATCTTTCTTTGCACAGTTGCTAGGAGAAATTAAGTTTGTTCCTCAGTGTAGAATTTGCTAGATGAAGAGCTTCTTCTTAAGCAAACTGAAACCTCTAGTTTACCTTGTCCGAATTAACAGGTAAACAAGATTGAAGTTCAGTATGATAGAACATCCAAACAAGTAGATGTTCAAGCGCTTAAGGAAGCGCTTTGGGACCAATTGAATCAAACATCTATTGAGGTAAGttcaatcttcttcttcttccctttttttttttagataaacaAGGTAAGTTCAAACTTCTTACTTCAGTGGCAGTGTGTTCTTGGTAACATAGTAATGATTCCATGATTTTGTCCTGGACGGGAGTAGATTTATGCATTTTTTCCATGTAGAATTCCACTAATATAcatcataatttagaattgattcTTCTCATGGTGCCATATCAAAAAATAAGGtgggtattatttatttatttatttatttgccaTAGATATAGGttccaaaatttaaaataatatttggaGATTATTTCAAATAACTGTTTGTCATCAAGTTGTCCCTCTAATTCAACTTTAAATTTGAAGTTTAGGTTTTAGGTGTTTTTCAAGTTCAGTCACGAAACTTCAACTTTGTTTTCATGTTCAAACATAATTTCTAACTTCCAAATATCATTATTCAACTTCAAATGCTGCCCTTTTGAAAATCTCAACCAAATCATGTCCAAACACCTATTTAGTATTTACCAAGGATCATAAAGGTCAAACTTTTCACGTTTTTGCTCTTCTTAAATAGTAGCAAATGAAAAATGTTGTATTGGAATGAGCATACGATTCATTTTCATCTTCTCTCTGCAGTATAATATATTTGACAAGTGGATATTCATATCATAATGTGCAGGAAGGTGTATCTTTTAAGCACATATTGGCTGCTTTTCCAAATGAATGCAGAGCATCAACATCGATTGATGCTATATCTCCTCATTTATGCTTTATTTGCTTGTTGCATCTTGCAAATGAACACGGATTGCGGATACAAGGCTGTCTCAGCTTGGATGATCTCAGTATACAGCTTTAAACTCACAATAATGGTCTCCCTAATGCTGTAGCCTAACCCATTTTTTTccagtttttgttttttcctaTTGTGTGATGTATCACTTGTAGATTGGCCTTTCAAGCAACGCATATGCTGCTTGTGGATCCCATTCTACTGTATTGCTACATAGGTTAGTTAATTCGTGTAAATTATCAGATGTTGTCAAACAGTTGGCTTTTGATTTGTTGTCAATTCAGTCATTTGCTATATAATACTTCCAGCTTGTCACCTAGGGACATTTCTCTTCTGATTTTGTTAATTAGTATCAACATGAAAATTTGTATTAGTTCCAATATAATCATATATTCATGATGCCTAGATGTTGGGCTTTGTGTGAAAACCAAGTACCTTGGGTTGGTACGCAAGAAGAGCTCCTTGTGTATTCCAATGAGATCTTCGGCGTTTCTTTATTTACCAGTGAATCTTGGTACGTTAGTACTGTATGCCCattttaacaaattatttttaCTAGTTTTCTTTATGGATAAATAACAAATACGTAGTAGttaatttttgggtttttcttaaTGTAAAACTGGTGGAGGTAGCATGGCTAGATTTAGACCAAATTCATAACTAGAGGTGGACTCAGAGTTAAATGTCAATTGTTAGCTACAAAATATGGCGTGCAAATCCAGTGGATCTTTTAAACAGCATTTGCACGCCTAGGTTGAAAATCTTGTATACGTATATACATAGAAAAACCTTTAAAAGAGCTGAAGTGGCATTAGGATTTACAAAAAgtacaaacaacataaatcccctagtttaagaaagtaattatacaaaattccctcttattttctctcttctaaaTTTTGGCAAATATATTCATACAATCGTCTACACATTATACTTTGGTGGAATGTATAATAAAATTGTTATTCCTAAAATTAAGGTAATTGAAATCAGTAATTATATCACTGTTCCTTAATTAACAGTAATAATTAGATATCATTAACTCATATATGGATTaaatagtaactgaaatttgaatttcaaaaaaataaaataaaaaaaaaatacaagtcaaattttattttatgtattatttgattgaaGATATGGAAACGAAAAAGGTTCTAGTGctgaaaaaaatttctttaaaaaaaatcccaaatagcaacaaaattgttctacatacgttcttcaaaaattaaaaaagcaACATGAATATCCCAATATTGCTGCGGCATTCTGGAATTTGGGAGTCAGAAACTAGTTATAAGTCATACAAAAGCGACACAATAATTGTTTCGGAAAGtattactttcttgaaattgatttctaCTATCGCCATGGAGTTGGATATAGACGAAGTGcgtaaaaaaattgaagtgaaaTATGTGGTTGAAGGAAACTCTTCTCCAATTGTAATAAGAAACGACCATGGAGTGAGGGTTTACGTTGAGTTAAAGAAACAACTTGCTGGTTTGGTTAATTTTTCGCTTTGTATTTCAAGTTGCGACAAAGCCAATAGTGAAATAGAGTTTGATAAAGCCACTGGTTCTGTAATGTGTATCGAGTGTAGTGAATATGATTCGGTTGCGTTAACAGTTGTTGAAACGGATATTCAATATGCTCTATATGTGCCTGAAGTGGAAGTTAAAAATTTCATTACTGATTGCAAGAATACTGAAATAATGGTGATTCAGATATACAAAGATAAGGAAACTCTTGTTTCAGTAATGGCTAGACACGCAATAGCGAATGAATTCAACACAAAAGCGAAACGATCTGACAAAAAAAGGTATGATGTCAATTGTATCTCCTGATCTTATaacatattgattttttttatgttaagaaatttatgttgtgtATTTTTGTTAACTGTTGATATGTAATGCTATCATACGAATGTATAATGTGATATTTTATGTGTTGGGTAATGTATAATTAAATCGTGCCAGGCGAAAAAATGTATGATGCATTGGTTTAATAGATTGTGAACTCGTTTGTctgttattactatttttttaagtaaaaattttGAATGTAAATTTAAATTATACATTACAGAGATATGTATAATATAACTGTGACattgaaagtttttatttttttgttattaatattttaatttttaatatttctgttTTATACATTGATTAAGTCTTTATTTGTTGTTGCAGATAtctactgataacatgaatacatactttatgaaatttaattctttgattaatgtgttgtattatttttttttttaatttaaaaaaagtatgTATAATGTACATGCAGAGAAATGTATAATATTACTGGGCAATTGCTggaataaatttattttctttatattttcaagattaatACTTTTAGTTAATACAATGACtaagtttttatattttgatgcagCTATGTACTCATTTGTCGTAACGAAGATTGCCAGTGGGTCATGAAGGCCTCTTGTATGAATGAATCAGAATTGTTTGTGATTACAACATTTATTTCAGAGCATAGTTGCAGTCTTAGGGACCGAGTGCTGAATAATGTGGTTGCGACAAATAATTTTGCGAGTGAATTTACTGCCCCAAAATTAATCAATCACAAAAGAATACACACCCCCGCGGACATTATAGAAGAGATGAAAGCTGTTTACGGAGTCGACATTAACTACATGAAAGCATGGCGCGTAAAATAAAAGACGATTCCGatgcttagaggtggaccaaCAGATGAATATAgaaaaatgccccgttatatatatatgttgaaccaAGTGTATCCCCAATCGCACATCCGGATGCATAAGGCAGCAGATAacgagtttaaatacttgtttattgcatTGCGTCCGATGATTaggggttttgaattttgtagacctgttgttgttgttgacggGGCACATTTAAGCGGTCCATATGAAGGAACATTTGTATCGACAAGCACATTAGATGGTGCAGGTAATGtgcgtttaattttttttgtgtggtatttttttttaattttgttatttaatatatattatattatcttatacattgatgttttatttataataaatcaaACCttgagtttattttttttaaaaaattattgactttttaaatttatatgtAGGTTGTATTTTGCCTTTAGCTTACGATGTTGTTGATTCGGAGAATGACAACGCGtggatttgattttttcaaaagtttCAAGAGGCATTTGGTGAAAGAGACAACATGTATGTTGTTTCAGACAGAAATGAAAGTATCATAAAAGGTGTAAGCATTGTTTATCCTAATGTCCCTCATGTAGCTTGTATATGGCATTTATGAAAAAACGTTTGCACCCATTTTAGGAAAAGCAAAGATAGACTTAGTGACCTTTATTATTTCATGGATAAATCTTATAAAAGAGAAgattttgaatatattatgtcAAAGGTTGCTAAGGTTGATCATAGAGTTAAAACATATCTGGAGAAAGTTGGGTATGAAAAATGGGCTCGGTGTCACTCTCCTGTAAATAGAGGTAgaatgatgacttcaaatatagCCAAATGTATTAATGATTGTTTGGTTGAGGCTAGAAAACTTCCTATTCTAGGTTTCCTAGAAGAAGTTAGAATCTTATTTGCTGCATGGAATTGTAAGAATAACAAAATTGCATCGTACACAAATACAACTCTTGGCAGAAGATTTGatgaaattctaactcataatgGTGTTAAATCTTTGCGGATGACGGTATGTGTTAAAATAATTATGGAACAGAAACTTTGTTTTACATTAAgtgtatattaatatttttgtatctGAAACATGTTATGCCTTTTGGTAACAAGTTAAACCAGCAAGGAGttatctttattgtgtttatgattTAGGACAGAGGTACATTGTAGATATTGAGCGTGGCACATGCAATTGTGTCCgatatcaaattgatgaaataccttATCCACATGAAATTGCcgtattaaaaagtaaaaatgtgGATGTAAAGGATTATGATCGTTATTGCTCTGAATTGTACAGGCCACAAACCATAGTGAAGACATATGAACTCCTGATAGTTCCAATGCCAGACAAGAAGGATTGGAATGTTCCATGttttgttgatgatgaagaagTTTTGCGCTCAAATATCGAAGACCTCCTGGTAGGCCAAAAAAAGGAAGGCATCTGAAATCAAGTGAATCATTGTCTTCAAATTCAAACCGCTGCGGTAAATGCGGAAGAGACGGTCACAATTGTAGGACTTGTGGTTTCTTTCCAAAGGAATCATGATGAAGATATTAtgtttttgttcatgttgatggtttgtATGTTTTTAGCAGTATAATCATATTAATTAGATTTCTTTGGAATGCTGGAACAATTAATTTTAAGGTTTTTGATTGCTATTTGAGTTTCATTTgttcatttaatatttaatagtatTTGAACAAATTGTGTAAttttttgtttatcatattttgtaacCATATCACTATAATTTTCAACTGATTGGTATATGTGTTATGTTGACTGGGAAATATAACATTCacttaaaaaatagttgaaacataATATGTATGAACTGTTATACGTTAGTATTTAATGAGTAAGAAATGTATGATTTAGCGTTATACGTTGTGTTGGTGTATTATCTTTCATATAAAAAAATGTCATTCTAATCAATATTAATTGTTACAGGTTATACGTTTATATAAAGAATGGTTTTGTTCATTTAAGAATGTATAAATTATATGATACATTTGTATCATTATATGAAATTGTGTAATGCTTTATAAAAGTGATTCTGGTAAACTATGtttaaaaattttgtttaagaaaatataaagtgtgacaacAGGAATATATGTTATGTGTAACATATATTTAACGTATTAATTATTAGTGTAATGTAGTTTTACCTTAAAAGAAACTTTACGTTACAGTAAAAATATTATGTGTTCAAATGCATTggcaatatatttttatttttgtttgtacaagtaataaaaaagaatataaggCAAACTCAAATTAGATCAAGAAAAAGTTTGTATCATAATAGTATTGTGTAAGAAACTGCTAATCAATTgctttaaaaaaagaagaagacatacataaaatGTTCATTAACCATAAGAAAATATTACTGGAAATGTATAACATTAagcaccaaaataaaaaatagttcttTCAATGCCAACAATTAGAAAATAttgctactctaaagtaacaattgcaTTTGCTTCAATTTCTTCGATAACACTTTTCCTTGGTCGAGGCGGATCTCCGTTATCACTCGTGTaccctttattttcctttttcactcCGTAATGCCACAGTAAGAAAGCATAGCGTGCACGTTGACATGCAGAATCAAACTCACATGAATGAACTTCTAGTCCTTCGcttaatatttctgcataggCACACACAAATACGCCACAGTCCctgctttgaaaaaaaaaataataataataattagtaaatCAATTCTAACAttattatacatgaaaaataaactgtaatttacttacaaactaTCAAACGCTTGTTGTGGGATATTTTGCACATAGTTAACATCAAATGGGATTTTATTTACAAGACCAGTTTGCTGAGTAATCTTTCCTTTGTAAGCTTCAAGTGATGGCCAGTCAGTTCGCTCGGTCTTATCATAAAAGCCATTGTCTAACAAGTAAGTTGGAAGCATAACTGTAAGCTTTTGTATTTCAATTGGAGGTTCTTGTTTCCTTTTACTTGACAGTGAGTCATACACACTTATTAATCTTTCCTTCAAAACAATCACAGCCAATATCCAATGAAATTCTTTACCGCAGTTAATCGAAACATATACCTCATCAACCATATACCATGGTAATCCAGTAGGCATACAGAATCCCTGAATTATATTAGCAATAGCATCTTCATTCTTAGCCACAAAAATTGATTCTGCATAGTCTTGTTGTGTGGATAGGTCAACTGCCAGTTCCGCTGGATAATAACGAGTATGTGTCTTCtcaacatattttttaaagaagCATCTTGTcgttgtatatctataattatcacCCAGATGAATCtttaatttctttctcaagtggTAGAAGATCACATCTAAATGCTACAAGTGAAAAcagggtaaaatagtaaaaacgAATCAAAGAAATCAGTAGCTTCGACCTTAAT
Coding sequences within:
- the LOC107865469 gene encoding uncharacterized protein LOC107865469, encoding MSKVAKVDHRVKTYLEKVGYEKWARCHSPVNRGRMMTSNIAKCINDCLVEARKLPILGFLEEVRILFAAWNCKNNKIASYTNTTLGRRFDEILTHNGVKSLRMTRYIVDIERGTCNCVRYQIDEIPYPHEIAVLKSKNVDVKDYDRYCSELYRPQTIVKTYELLIVPMPDKKDWNVPCFVDDEEVLRSNIEDLLVGQKKEGI
- the LOC107865468 gene encoding condensin complex subunit 2, encoding MAEALSPNSRLKGPFSPMKFVLGSNDDKLERAQARAARAAAVIRRKPLAAAAPPPSADPCLDKQQILELFQNCIKLASENKINQKNTWELGLIDHLCEIVKVEQENDSETNFQKASCTLEAGVKIYSMRVDSVHSEAYKVLGGINRVGNANEPDPVVEDANAENGQEEGHTRKEQERKLSPLSTLESSFDSLNVKKFDAAFAVDPLYHQTSAQFDEGGAKGLLLNNLGIYGNCRVLFDSFEIPGKSVPEAIQQDRTDSIDISFTKDCIEEMVLNMPKKDEISPSLRHIVCQFSGEKPVPAETDFSGQTPPEQTSESFGLDVDDDAFDNCGAWPMDHDDGISLSEQGSHDVDRISSNQQEDSEPFTFPDADDDDRSERVDDYLFLSLGFSSKHNFWAGPDHWKYRKVKVSEEPSNEDGLPVKTKKTKSKKTEPEIDFMKALDTDLSHVLAPPKNPKLLLLPVNRTPCNRLLPEDCHYQPENLVKLFLRPNIMCLGRKAKQIPDEAGQQSEDFGAMPSWGDDGGFPEVFDDGNTFSDVEESSTLVSQPRQVNKIEVQYDRTSKQVDVQALKEALWDQLNQTSIEEGVSFKHILAAFPNECRASTSIDAISPHLCFICLLHLANEHGLRIQGCLSLDDLSIQL